The genomic region TAATATCCAATCCCTGTGCGGGTGGGCCCGGGCCAGATCCTCGTTGTAGATTTCTCCAGTTGCACGGCGCCCACGGAACACCGAGTTGAGCGGTGCTCCAGCGCCGATACAAGCCCGAATACGGTGCAAACCCAATGGGGTTTGATAGGAACCGGTTTCAGATCCGGTGCCTTTCAGCGCCGTTGAGACCGGCCAGCTTTGTAGCAGCGTATCCCGCTGCCACAACTCAAGAGTCTGCCGTTGAATGGAGATCTTTATAAAGGAATCAACCATGGGATGCGTTTTTCAGGCCAGCTGCCATGAATGAGGTAAGTTTGCTCACGATGAAATCAATAGAGCCGCGCTTGCCGGTGTCATTCTCCGACATAGCCCGCAGAGCATCAACATTGGACATGGTGAAGATGGCGGTTCCCAATGCAAAATGGGTATGCCAGAACAGCTCCTGCGGGGTAGTGCCTGGCAGCGCCGGCTTCAGCAGATTGCCATATCGTTGGAACACCTCCCCATACCGGGTTGCTATGTAACTGCGCAGATGGGCCTGAGACTGGGTATAAGCTAAACCCAATAGACGTAGGAATATGGTTGCACGGTTGGTACTACGGCCATGCACTTCATAGATCGACGCCGACAACACTTCAAGCAGGGAGTCGACACTGATGGATTCAGGGTCAGATTCGAGTGCGCTTAAACGCCGGTTAATTTCCACCACCAGCGGCTCAAGAAAACGCTCGAATACAGCCTGTATCAACGCTTTTTTCGAACCGAAGTGATAATTGACCGCTGCCAGATTCACTCCGGCTGTACTGGTAATGGTACGCAGAGAGGTTTCAGAAAAACCGCGTTCCGCAAACAACACCTCTGCCGCATCCAGTATTCTTTCTACTGTTTCTTTTTGTGCCATAACGACTGACTTCCTGCGCCGGACGGCATTTTAAGCCACCCTGGATAAACAAACGTTTAAAACTTACGTTTGCCAGGCCTTCCTGTCAAGAAACAGTGTCTTCAAAAATAGCGGACAAGCTCCAATTGAACCAAATCACTGTGGCTGCTACTAGCCAGTTTATAAATGGGATCGAAGGACCCGTTTTTAACGTCCTCAAGGGAAGGTGGAGGTGAACTATGGAAGAACGTGGCATCCAGACTGATTTTCCACACCGAGCCCAAGCGCCGACTGGCTTCCAAAGTCAGTACCCGTTCATGAGTTTCAACATCGTAGATTACGCCAGCCAGCAACTCTGAGGAGGCCTCATCATTCAATGCCCATCGCACACCCAGCGCAAAATCATTCTCTAGAAAATAGGACGATGGACTGTCTTCTCCGCGCTCGTCATAGTTGTACTCTGATACGATCCCAACATCAGATACCGAACCGAATACACCTTCGTAGGTATACTCAAAACCCAATACGGTAGCGAAATAGCGGCCATTGATCATACCGGACCGGCTCAGCGCTTCCATCTTAAGTATCCAGGCGTCATAGTTGTACTGAACTTCAAGGCCTAACTGGTCGATCACCGGGTAGAAGGGAACCAACTCCCCCTCCACATTGTAGCGATGAAACTCGGGTTCACGGGAGGTACCGCCAAAATAGGACAGTGCCAACTCCCACATATCCAGGGACATTCCCCAGCGAGCAGCGAAATCCACTCGCTTATTTTCGCGCCCGGACTCGTAGTCTGCATCATCGTTGGAAAACAGCACTGTGCCCCGCGGCCAACCGTCTTCACCGGGGAATGTGCGTTCCCGAAAGCCGGTAAGTACTAACAGATCCAGTATTCCCAGGTTGGTAACCAGTGACAGATTCACCATGGGTTGTCCCAGTTTGGCTTCTCCGTCTGCCCGCTCAACCGCATCCGTTTGATTAATAATATCCACCAAATGCTGAAATTCGGTGACCCCCCAGAACACCCGTCGCACGCCACTACGCAATTCCCAGCGATCACCCACATGAATCCAGGTCAGCTCCTGGATGTCCCCGTGGGTGCGATTCTCATCCTGATCCGACCATCGATAAAACCCCTCAAACTCAAGCAAATCGTTGCCTTCATTCCAGTCGGTAAAATATTCAGCACGCACACTGGCGGAAAAAACATTGTCCTTTACCCCATAAGGGGGGTCCTGCGGCAGAAAACGATACTCACCACCCACTTCAAAATCCCAGTCGCCTCCTTGGCCTGCCGTGGCAAAAGCCGATGCACATAAAACGATCCCCACTCGTAGTGGCGTCGCGACGTGCTTAACCCATCCCATGAAACACTCCTGAATATTAACACTCTGTCAACAAATGACGGTTCGTCACGCTAACTTGTTTTCAGGACACCGTCAATAATATGAACGGCAATCCGCGACATCCGTATCAGAGTTAGATCTTCTTTATCTTAGAAATCGGCGGTTATCTCATTCACCTATAAACAGAGTAGACCCTCACACCATTTTCGCCGGTAACGGATTAGATAACTTGTTGTAGTCAGGCGCATTACTTTGTTCGGGAACGCTTTCTGATCAACACCAACGCCACGCTCCAAAGCCAAACCGCCCCTAAACCTTTTCGTGAGGATTTTCACCGCTACACCATAATCTACGTTGCAACAACGCTTACAACACTGACCAGTATCAACCTAGGGCGGCACAGGACTATGTTAAGGAGAATCGAACCGGAGGTGGGTGCCTGGTACGAGCACACTGACCTACAAACCTTATTTGAAGTGGTCTTCATTGACGATGAAGGAGAGAATATCGGTATCCAATATTTTGATGGTGAAATTGAAGAATTGGAACTGGATGCTTTTATCCGGATGCCGTTATGCAAAGTGGATCAACCTGAAGACTGGTCGGGCCCTTATGAAATGGATAACGACGACATTTTTGAAAACGACATTGGCGATTTCCCGCCCGGCAACCACACACCGGCACTGAGCGACGAGTACGAATCCGCCATTATGCATATTCTGGACGAATAGAAACCGGGTCTATTCAAGCCAGCACAACCCGCCTTCGTTCTACTGACTTTTCCTGAGTCGTACACCGTTCTTTACTTCCAATTCTCTGCAAGCTGTATATAATCCCAGTATCTGTACATAAACACAGTACCCGCAGGCGGACTATTTTAATCGCTTGAAATTAAACGGCATTATTTACAAAGCGACCAGAAAAGAGTGGACTCATGGAAAAATTAACGAAGCGCCAGGGCGAAATTCTAGAACTTATCAAATCACATATCGCAGACAGCGGCATGCCCCCAACCCGGATGGAAATTGCTGAAACGTTCGGATTCCGATCCCCTAATGCAGCTGAAGAGCATCTGCGTACGCTTGCCCGTAAAGGCTATATAGAAATGCTTCCCGGTGCTTCCCGGGGTATTCGCGTAATCGGTATGGAAGAAGAAGAGCCCGGGCTACCGATCATAGGTCAGGTAGCTGCCGGGCAGCCGGTACTCGCTCAGGAAAACGTTGCCGGTCGCTGTCAGGTGGACCCTTCGTTTTTCACCCCGAAAGCAGACTACTTTTTGCGGGTAAAAGGCCTGAGCATGATTGATATCGGAATAATGGAAGGTGACCTGTTAGCGGTACATAAAACCCATGAAGCACAGCGGGGTCAGATTGTGGTTGCTCGCATCGGCGATGAAGTCACCGTGAAACGGTTCGAAAAAAAGCGCAATAAAGTCATCCTTTTACCGGAGAACCCTGATTTTGAACCCATTACTGTGGATCAAAAAGACGAGGATTTTGCGATAGAAGGTTTAGCAGTCGGGGTCATCCGGGATGGCTTATAAGAGACAATCCGATCAGTGTAATACACCGGATGCTTCATCATACTCTTCATTGAAAGCTGATGAATCGCTGTGATCTTCATGAGGTTCAAGCATGTGGCCATACACTTCACCCACTGCTTGAACACCGGCACTGACCATGGCCTTTCCGATATCCATTGAGAATTCGGAAAGTAAAACACGCACCTCGTCTGAAAACTTAATTTCAACCAAAGGAGATCCCACTCCGTCGGTGCGACGTAAGACTATTTCACCCGAAGATAACTCAACAATTTCTAACCGAGAGGACATTAAACCAACCTTAAGTGCGCAAGTGTTTGAAGCAACTGACAAAGTTTTTTATCCTGTTTTTCTGGGGGGAAAAAGCGAAAAGAGAACCAGGAAAAAACTAAATAGTGCCGTCACTCAATGGCCGGAAATACTAACACGCAGGCGCTGGCTGCCACAAATAAATACCCGTGTTCTTTGATAAATATTTACTACCACTCACCAAGCATTTCCCGTATTTCATCTATCAAAATGCAAAGATTGTCATACCAATCATGAAGTTGCGAAAACTCGTCTGCTTCATTAAATACCCGCACTTCAATCGCATTTAAATTGGTGCTGCTTTTCACTGTCGAGGTGGCTTGCGGATTAACGTCTGTAATGCGGTTCCAAGTGCCCAACAAGGCAAACAACCAGCTGCCCTGCTGTGTCTCAAGCACAAAAAGCCTTTCTAATTCAGCAATGGTTTTACCATTTTCTTTCGAGCTTTCAAGCAATTGCTTAAGCTTGGTGCCGGATGCGTAGTCTTCATCGTAGGTGTTTGCAATCTCCCAAATAAAACCCTGGTACGCCATAACCAGATGAAAAAGGCAAGATTCTTGATGAGCCCGAATCAGCGCCTTTTTATTAAAAACAGAATTATCAGCTTGAATCTGTCCGATCGCGTCCAGATAGAACTTCGCAAAATAACGTTTTTGATTTGAGTTGCCCAATGTGTGCTTAGCCATACCGTTACCCACCTTTAAATTCTGCGTTCGATTGTACGTTGCTGCCTTTACGCCGCCAACGGGAACAATTCAAATTCATTAACTATACTGGGTTAAGACGCAACCAAAAAACGTTATTTACCTGTTTTAACTCATCTTTTAATTCAATCCGGGAAATGAAATGGCAAAAGCATTATGGTTAGCCATGCTCATCATGAACAGACTTAAGTACAACTATAAGTTCATGCTGATCAGCATTCTCTTCATGTGCCCTATTGTCCTACTCAGCATTCAGCTCTGGAATCAGCTGGAAAGTGACATCCAGACCACCCAGCGTGAAGATGAGGGCGTAAACATAATCAGTAAATTGAACGCGTTAGCCGTTCAGGCAGCGGATTTCCGCGATATAATGATGGCGCACAATTACGACCGCAGTGAAGCCACCAACACCCGCATCTTTAATCTGAGGAATACAACCGAAGAGACCCTGCAAGCCATAAGTACCAACTACACCCAATCGCGGCTGCTGAAGAAAGCCCAGCTTGAGCGGCTTAAATCGGCTTGGAAAACAGCCCAGAATGAAGAACTGGGTTCCCAGATCATGTTGCGGGAATACATTGATTCGTATGGCACTCTGGTAAGTGAAATCGACAGTATCGTGCTTGAAATCGCTAAATCCAGCGGGTTGTCCAATGACAGCGACCCGCAAATTAATGCCTACATGAGTTTTTATCTGGACAAAGTCCGCCCTCTACAAGCGTCGCTGTCTAAATTGAGGGGCTATGGCAGCAATACTCTGAACACTAACTACCTGGACAGCGCCAGCTTCACCGAGGTAGACGCGTCGTTTTACGACGCTAAAAATGCGTTCACAGAATCCACAGATGCTTTTTCCAAAATGCAAAAGGAATTTACGGACATTCCGTTCATCAATGAGCAGAAGCAAGCCAGCGAAGTGGTCGATAAGATTTTGTTTTTGTTCAATGATCAGGTGGTGGAAGCCATCTCGGAACGGCAGACCTGGCAACAATTTAACGAGCAAATGACCGGATTTCTGAGCCCTATACGTAACCTGGAAGGCAAAATTCTGGACCACGCCACCACGGCTGTACACCAACGGCTTCAAGCGAAAGAGAGCAACCGGATTACATTAGTAGTATGTCTTTTCGTTCTGCTGGCAGTAATCGGCTATCTGTATTTTGGTCTCTATATCTCGCTGCGTGTAAACATCGACAACATGGTGATAAGTGCAGGTAAAGTAGCTGGCGGCGACATGACCGTTGAAGTCCAGCAACATAGTCAGGACGAATTTGCCGTTTTAAACCGGGATTTCAACGCCATGATCAAGCAAATGCAACAATTGATTACCGCAGCCCGAGAAAGCAGCGACACCACATCCGAGCACGCTCTTAGCGTAAAGAAACTGGCCGAGCTTAATAGCAGGATTGTACAGCAGCAAACGGAAGAAACCCGCCGCATTACGCACGCAATGGAAGAGATGTCATCCGCGGCGGAGGAAGTAGCAAGAGAAACCGAGTTTACTGCTAACGCCGCACAAAATGCCGATGAACATGCCCGCGAGGGGCAGCAACTAGTCGACTCTACCGTACAAAGTTTTTCCCACCTGACTGAAAATATCAACGGCTCTATGAGTGTCGTAGAAAAGCTGGCAGACCAAAGCCAAGGGGTAACTGAAATACTATCGGTTATCAAAAGCATCGCGCAACAAACCAATTTGCTGGCCTTGAATGCGGCCATTGAAGCCGCCCGTGCGGGTGAGCAAGGCCGTGGTTTCGCTGTGGTGGCAGACGAAGTTCGTAGCCTTGCACAACGCAGTCACGAGTCGACCGTTGAAATAGACGACGTATTGGGAAAGATTCAGACCGGTGTGCAGGAAGCGGTAAATGCGATGCAAGTCAGCGTAGAGGTAACCGGACAATCGGTTAGCAATGCCCAAAGACTGACTGCAAAACTAGAAGAAATTCTGCAGGGAGTGTCCGATATTAACAACCGAACGCAATCAATATCGGCTGCAACACTGGAACAAACAGAAACCGTCAACCATGTGCAATCAAGCCTGAAAGCCATTGATACCCGCTCGGGTGATGCTGCTCACGCTGCGGAAGACACTCTGCACTCAGCTCGGGAAATGCAGAATTCCATTGAGCAACTGACTGATTCACTGGCCAGATTTAAAGTTTAGGCCGCTGATAGGTAGTCAATACCCTGATAATGTGACCTTTCATTTACCCCCAACAAAACGGGCCTGACTGGTTAAAAACAGTCAAGCCGGTCTAAACCCTACTCACTTTTCTTGGCGCTGCTTTTTTTTGCAGCCGCTTTCTTGACTGTCTTTTTAGCGGTTTTCTTTTTCGCCGCTGATTTCTTTTTGGCCGGGGCTTTTTTCTCCGCGGCTTTTTCTACCCATTTTTTTCCATCATAGGTAGCAGCCCACCCGGTCGCCTTACCCTCCTCGTTTTCCGTCATCACATATTGTGACTTGGTTTTACGGCTGTAACGGATAATGGCTTTGTTCCCGTCCGGATCTTGTTGGGGCGCGCTTACCAAAAATTGATATTTCGGGTCGAGCTGATCCGCAACACTTTGAA from Ketobacter sp. MCCC 1A13808 harbors:
- a CDS encoding L,D-transpeptidase, coding for MVDSFIKISIQRQTLELWQRDTLLQSWPVSTALKGTGSETGSYQTPLGLHRIRACIGAGAPLNSVFRGRRATGEIYNEDLARAHPHRDWILTRILWLCGEEKGINRGGNVDSQRRYIYIHGTPDTEPMGVPRSHGCIRMTNHDVVALFSQVQPGIPVRIKY
- a CDS encoding TetR/AcrR family transcriptional regulator, whose translation is MAQKETVERILDAAEVLFAERGFSETSLRTITSTAGVNLAAVNYHFGSKKALIQAVFERFLEPLVVEINRRLSALESDPESISVDSLLEVLSASIYEVHGRSTNRATIFLRLLGLAYTQSQAHLRSYIATRYGEVFQRYGNLLKPALPGTTPQELFWHTHFALGTAIFTMSNVDALRAMSENDTGKRGSIDFIVSKLTSFMAAGLKNASHG
- a CDS encoding DUF6763 family protein, with the protein product MLRRIEPEVGAWYEHTDLQTLFEVVFIDDEGENIGIQYFDGEIEELELDAFIRMPLCKVDQPEDWSGPYEMDNDDIFENDIGDFPPGNHTPALSDEYESAIMHILDE
- the lexA gene encoding transcriptional repressor LexA; the encoded protein is MEKLTKRQGEILELIKSHIADSGMPPTRMEIAETFGFRSPNAAEEHLRTLARKGYIEMLPGASRGIRVIGMEEEEPGLPIIGQVAAGQPVLAQENVAGRCQVDPSFFTPKADYFLRVKGLSMIDIGIMEGDLLAVHKTHEAQRGQIVVARIGDEVTVKRFEKKRNKVILLPENPDFEPITVDQKDEDFAIEGLAVGVIRDGL
- a CDS encoding DUF6586 family protein, whose product is MAKHTLGNSNQKRYFAKFYLDAIGQIQADNSVFNKKALIRAHQESCLFHLVMAYQGFIWEIANTYDEDYASGTKLKQLLESSKENGKTIAELERLFVLETQQGSWLFALLGTWNRITDVNPQATSTVKSSTNLNAIEVRVFNEADEFSQLHDWYDNLCILIDEIREMLGEW
- a CDS encoding methyl-accepting chemotaxis protein, giving the protein MAKALWLAMLIMNRLKYNYKFMLISILFMCPIVLLSIQLWNQLESDIQTTQREDEGVNIISKLNALAVQAADFRDIMMAHNYDRSEATNTRIFNLRNTTEETLQAISTNYTQSRLLKKAQLERLKSAWKTAQNEELGSQIMLREYIDSYGTLVSEIDSIVLEIAKSSGLSNDSDPQINAYMSFYLDKVRPLQASLSKLRGYGSNTLNTNYLDSASFTEVDASFYDAKNAFTESTDAFSKMQKEFTDIPFINEQKQASEVVDKILFLFNDQVVEAISERQTWQQFNEQMTGFLSPIRNLEGKILDHATTAVHQRLQAKESNRITLVVCLFVLLAVIGYLYFGLYISLRVNIDNMVISAGKVAGGDMTVEVQQHSQDEFAVLNRDFNAMIKQMQQLITAARESSDTTSEHALSVKKLAELNSRIVQQQTEETRRITHAMEEMSSAAEEVARETEFTANAAQNADEHAREGQQLVDSTVQSFSHLTENINGSMSVVEKLADQSQGVTEILSVIKSIAQQTNLLALNAAIEAARAGEQGRGFAVVADEVRSLAQRSHESTVEIDDVLGKIQTGVQEAVNAMQVSVEVTGQSVSNAQRLTAKLEEILQGVSDINNRTQSISAATLEQTETVNHVQSSLKAIDTRSGDAAHAAEDTLHSAREMQNSIEQLTDSLARFKV